Proteins encoded together in one Festucalex cinctus isolate MCC-2025b chromosome 8, RoL_Fcin_1.0, whole genome shotgun sequence window:
- the LOC144024508 gene encoding glycerol-3-phosphate dehydrogenase [NAD(+)], cytoplasmic-like, producing the protein MAAPKKVCVVGSGNWGSAIAKIVGANAAANAKFDSVVNMWVFEEMVDGRKLTEIINTDHENVKYLRGHKLPPNVVAVPDLVESVKGADILMFVVPHQFILRVCDTIKGHIKKDAHGVSLIKGVDAGPEGLKLISEVIRGKLGIGMSVLMGANIASEVAEDKFCETTIGCKDIAHGPILKELMQTANFRVTVVQEADVVEICGALKNIVAVGAGFCDGLGFGDNTKAAVIRLGLMEMIAFAKFFCTGGPVSASTFLESCGVADLITTCYGGRNRKIGQEFAKTGKTIEQLEKELLNGQKLQGPATATEVHQILKQKNMVEKFPLFTAVHQICFDGHPVAEFISCLQNHPEHM; encoded by the exons ATGGCAGCTCCCAAGAAAGTGTGCGTGGTGGGCTCCGGCAACTG GGGCTCGGCCATCGCCAAGATCGTGGGCGCCAACGCGGCCGCCAACGCCAAGTTTGACAGCGTGGTCAACATGTGGGTGTTCGAGGAAATGGTGGACGGGCGCAAGCTCACCGAAATCATCAACACGGACCACGAGAATGTCAAGTACCTGCGCGGGCACAAGCTACCCCCCAACGTG GTAGCCGTCCCGGACCTGGTGGAGTCGGTTAAGGGCGCCGACATCCTGATGTTTGTGGTCCCGCACCAGTTCATCCTCCGCGTGTGCGACACCATCAAGGGCCACATCAAGAAGGACGCTCACGGCGTGTCGCTCATTAAG GGTGTGGACGCCGGCCCGGAGGGTCTGAAACTCATCTCCGAGGTCATCCGAGGGAAGCTTGGCATCGGCATGTCGGTCCTGATGGGAGCGAACATCGCCAGCGAGGTGGCGGAGGACAAGTTTTGCGAGACGACGATAG GGTGCAAGGACATCGCTCACGGGCCCATCCTGAAGGAGCTGATGCAGACCGCCAACTTCCGCGTGACCGTGGTCCAAGAAGCTGACGTCGTGGAGATCTGCGGGGCACTCAAG AACATCGTGGCGGTGGGCGCGGGCTTCTGCGACGGTCTGGGTTTCGGCGACAACACCAAGGCGGCCGTGATCCGTCTGGGCCTGATGGAGATGATCGCCTTCGCCAAGTTCTTCTGCACCGGCGGGCCCGTCTCGGCCAGCACCTTCTTGGAGAGCTGCGGGGTCGCCGACCTCATCACCACCTGCTACGGCGGCCGCAATCGCAAGATCGGGCAAGAGTTTGCCAAAACGGGAAAA ACCATCGAGCAGTTGGAGAAGGAGCTACTGAATGGTCAGAAGCTTCAAGGTCCGGCGACTGCGACTGAGGTCCACCAAATCTTGAAGCAGAAAAACATGGTGGAGAA GTTCCCACTTTTCACCGCCGTCCACCAGATCTGCTTTGACGGCCATCCGGTTGCCGAGTtcatcagctgtctgcagaaccACCCCGAGCACATGTGA
- the cers5 gene encoding ceramide synthase 5 isoform X1, which translates to MPKCRILIPHRKTGNWSFILKTLLGSKHFPRKGGKLVIIIIIITYVGGGVEGEEVAQNTFETLLSPHTFPFPFRLGGHRHGGTMAALSAWFWNERFWLPHNVTWADLADGAPGVEYPKAGHLLAALPLALGMFAVRMLFERFVASQCARRLHINPEVGRRAQPNAVLEKVFTSITKNPDSRHMDGLSKQLDWDVRKVQRWFRQRRNQDKPSAHAKFCESMWRLTFYLCIFTYGFQFLWQTPWMWDTRHCWYGYPYQVLTPAIYRYYMLELAFYLSLMFSQFIDVKRKDFLAMFVHHLATVSLISFSYANNMVRVGTLVMCLHDASDFLLEAGKMANYAKYQPLCDLFFGLFSLTFIVTRLVVFPIWVLNSTMFESWHIVGPFPSWWLFNLLLAVLQLLHVIWSYLIASIAIKAVLRGKASLFEGGQGRAQRRGEQLRGRVGDGPKRHQHDDDACAKSGKRHQRTLRCRQKQTARHADMTSSQPFGDQCEIFNGQVNFMNGSHWITS; encoded by the exons ATGCCGAAATGCAGAATCTTAATTCCACATCGAAAAACGGGCAAttggagttttattttgaaaacactcCTCGGTTCAAAGCACTTCCCGCGTAAAGGCGGAAagcttgtcatcatcatcatcatcatcacatatGTCGGAGGAGGCGTTGAAGGGGAAGAAGTTGCCCAAAACACGTTTGAAACATTACTTTCTCCTCACACGTTTCCATTCCCTTTTCGCCTTGGTGGACACCGACACGGCGGGACAATGGCTGCCCTTTCAGCCTGGTTCTGGAACGAGAGGTTCTGGCTGCCCCACAACGTAACCTGGGCGGACCTCGCCGACGGGGCTCCCGGGGTGGAGTATCCCAAAGCCGGACACTTGTTGGCTGCCCTCCCGCTGGCTTTGGGGATGTTCGCCGTCAGGATGCTCTTCGAGAG ATTTGTCGCGAGTCAGTGCGCGAGGAGACTGCACATTAATCCTGAAGTTGGACGAAGAGCTCAGCCCAATGCAGTGCTGGAGAAAGTCTTTACATCCATTACCAAG AATCCCGACTCGCGGCATATGGACGGTTTGTCCAAACAGTTGGACTGGGATGTGCGCAAGGTGCAGCGTTGGTTCCGTCAGCGCAGGAACCAAGACAAACCCAGCGCGCACGCGAAATTCTGCGAGAGCAT GTGGaggttaacattttatttgtgcaTATTTACCTATGGCTTCCAGTTTCTCTGGCAG ACCCCTTGGATGTGGGATACACGGCACTGCTGGTATGGTTACCCTTATCAG GTGTTGACGCCTGCTATTTACCGCTACTACATGCTCGAGCTGGCCTTCTACCTGTCACTCATGTTCTCCCAGTTCATTGACGTAAAAAGGAAG GACTTCCTGGCCATGTTTGTTCATCACCTGGCGACGGTGAGCCTGATCAGCTTTTCCTATGCCAACAACATGGTGCGGGTGGGCACCCTGGTCATGTGCCTGCACGACGCTTCCGACTTCCTGCTCGAG GCAGGCAAAATGGCCAactacgccaagtatcagccTCTGTGCGACCTCTTTTTCGGCCTATTTAGTTTGACCTTCATCGTCACGCGGCTCGTCGTGTTTCCAATATG GGTCCTGAACTCCACCATGTTTGAGAGCTGGCACATTGTGGGCCCGTTCCCGTCATGGTGGCTCTTCAACTTGCTGCTGGCGGTGCTGCAGCTTCTGCACGTCATCTGGTCTTACCTCATCGCCTCCATCGCCATCAAAGCCGTCCTGAGGGGCAAG GCTTCCCTCTTTGAAGGTGGGCAAGGACGTGCGCAGCGACGTGGAGAGCAGCTCCGAGGACGAGTCGGCGACGGACCGAAGCGGCACCAACATGATGATGACGCATGCGCAAAAAGTGGAAAACGGCACCAACGGACACTGCGCTGCCGCCAGAAGCAGACAGCACGCCACGCCGACATGACCTCATCACAACCGTTTGGTGACCAGTGTGAGATTTTTAACGGTCAGGTGAACTTCATGAATGGCTCACACTGGATCACATCCTga
- the cers5 gene encoding ceramide synthase 5 isoform X2: MPKCRILIPHRKTGNWSFILKTLLGSKHFPRKGGKLVIIIIIITYVGGGVEGEEVAQNTFETLLSPHTFPFPFRLGGHRHGGTMAALSAWFWNERFWLPHNVTWADLADGAPGVEYPKAGHLLAALPLALGMFAVRMLFERFVASQCARRLHINPEVGRRAQPNAVLEKVFTSITKNPDSRHMDGLSKQLDWDVRKVQRWFRQRRNQDKPSAHAKFCESMWRLTFYLCIFTYGFQFLWQTPWMWDTRHCWYGYPYQVLTPAIYRYYMLELAFYLSLMFSQFIDVKRKDFLAMFVHHLATVSLISFSYANNMVRVGTLVMCLHDASDFLLEAGKMANYAKYQPLCDLFFGLFSLTFIVTRLVVFPIWVLNSTMFESWHIVGPFPSWWLFNLLLAVLQLLHVIWSYLIASIAIKAVLRGKVGKDVRSDVESSSEDESATDRSGTNMMMTHAQKVENGTNGHCAAARSRQHATPT, translated from the exons ATGCCGAAATGCAGAATCTTAATTCCACATCGAAAAACGGGCAAttggagttttattttgaaaacactcCTCGGTTCAAAGCACTTCCCGCGTAAAGGCGGAAagcttgtcatcatcatcatcatcatcacatatGTCGGAGGAGGCGTTGAAGGGGAAGAAGTTGCCCAAAACACGTTTGAAACATTACTTTCTCCTCACACGTTTCCATTCCCTTTTCGCCTTGGTGGACACCGACACGGCGGGACAATGGCTGCCCTTTCAGCCTGGTTCTGGAACGAGAGGTTCTGGCTGCCCCACAACGTAACCTGGGCGGACCTCGCCGACGGGGCTCCCGGGGTGGAGTATCCCAAAGCCGGACACTTGTTGGCTGCCCTCCCGCTGGCTTTGGGGATGTTCGCCGTCAGGATGCTCTTCGAGAG ATTTGTCGCGAGTCAGTGCGCGAGGAGACTGCACATTAATCCTGAAGTTGGACGAAGAGCTCAGCCCAATGCAGTGCTGGAGAAAGTCTTTACATCCATTACCAAG AATCCCGACTCGCGGCATATGGACGGTTTGTCCAAACAGTTGGACTGGGATGTGCGCAAGGTGCAGCGTTGGTTCCGTCAGCGCAGGAACCAAGACAAACCCAGCGCGCACGCGAAATTCTGCGAGAGCAT GTGGaggttaacattttatttgtgcaTATTTACCTATGGCTTCCAGTTTCTCTGGCAG ACCCCTTGGATGTGGGATACACGGCACTGCTGGTATGGTTACCCTTATCAG GTGTTGACGCCTGCTATTTACCGCTACTACATGCTCGAGCTGGCCTTCTACCTGTCACTCATGTTCTCCCAGTTCATTGACGTAAAAAGGAAG GACTTCCTGGCCATGTTTGTTCATCACCTGGCGACGGTGAGCCTGATCAGCTTTTCCTATGCCAACAACATGGTGCGGGTGGGCACCCTGGTCATGTGCCTGCACGACGCTTCCGACTTCCTGCTCGAG GCAGGCAAAATGGCCAactacgccaagtatcagccTCTGTGCGACCTCTTTTTCGGCCTATTTAGTTTGACCTTCATCGTCACGCGGCTCGTCGTGTTTCCAATATG GGTCCTGAACTCCACCATGTTTGAGAGCTGGCACATTGTGGGCCCGTTCCCGTCATGGTGGCTCTTCAACTTGCTGCTGGCGGTGCTGCAGCTTCTGCACGTCATCTGGTCTTACCTCATCGCCTCCATCGCCATCAAAGCCGTCCTGAGGGGCAAG GTGGGCAAGGACGTGCGCAGCGACGTGGAGAGCAGCTCCGAGGACGAGTCGGCGACGGACCGAAGCGGCACCAACATGATGATGACGCATGCGCAAAAAGTGGAAAACGGCACCAACGGACACTGCGCTGCCGCCAGAAGCAGACAGCACGCCACGCCGACATGA
- the cox14 gene encoding cytochrome c oxidase assembly protein COX14 homolog — protein sequence MITGKRLADIGYRTFSSCMMLLTLYGGYLCSMRAYRYMVRRRELKTAAENQDPSVMKD from the coding sequence ATGATCACTGGCAAGCGTTTGGCAGACATTGGGTACCGGACCTTTTCTTCCTGCATGATGCTGCTGACCCTCTACGGTGGCTACCTGTGCAGCATGCGGGCCTACCGCTACATGGTGAGGCGACGGGAACTCAAAACGGCCGCCGAAAACCAGGATCCATCGGTGATGAAAGACTGA